TCGCAGCATTCTTTACAAATGTCGCCGATGTGGTTATAATAATAGCCGGTATTAGGATGAAAAAACATGACCATCTGCGGGATTCGTGTTAGGGAGAGTAAGAACTATGTATCACATTGAGGTCGATTTCCCCATCGAGCAGGTCAATCCGCTGGCGCAGAGGGAGGCCAACGCTAGGAGACCATATCAGCTTCTGCACAAATGGTGGGCGAGACGGCTGGGCTGCGTGTTCCGTACGATTCTGCTGGCATCGCTGATTCCAGATGAGGAGTGGAAGCGGCTTGATGAGATCGCTCATAAGCAAGGCAGAACTGCGTGGCACTGGCTTTACTATCGGCAATGTCACAAAGGACATAACGACGCCGACCACACCGGTCACGGCTGTGCAATCGAACTGATCAACCGATATTGCAGGGATAAAATCGTCCTCGACCCGTTCATGGGCGGCGGCACTACGGTTGTCGAGGCGCTGCGCCTGGGCTGTAAGGTCATCGGACTGGATGTCAACCCCGTCGCGTGGTTTATCACTAAAAAGAGCGTTGAACCGGTTGATCTGGAGAGGCTAAAGGCAGCGTTCAAGGATTTGGAGACTACCGTTGCCCCGTCCATAAAGAAGTGGTATCGCACACGGTGTCCGAAAGGACACGAAGCGGATATCATGTATGTATTCTGGGTCAAAACGGTACGCTGCTCTTCATGTGGCCGAAAGACGCGGTTGTTCAATTCGTTCAGGCTCGCCACAAAGAAGGGAAAGGATGCCGTGGTCTGCCCGGAGTGCTATAGGGTGCAGTGGGTGGAGGAGGGAAGTAATGAGGTGATCTGCGTGGATTGCGGGCACATGTTTGATCCCCGTGCGGGTTTCGCCTCAGGCGGCAGGTTCATCTGTGAACATTGTGGCGCGGAGGATAGAACGGTGGATTGGGTGCGACGCACGGGGGATAAACCTGACTACGAGATGTTCGCCCTCGAATACTGGTGTGAAGAATGCTATAGGGAAGCTCGACGGAAAGGCTACACTCATCGGCAAGCCCAGACGATGGCACGCGGATACAAGGGAGCGGATGAGATCGACCGCCAGCTCTACAGGGATGCCTGCCGTGAGTTCGAGAAGGTGAAGGATACCCTGCCTTTGCCTCCTGCCGATTTGGAACTACCCGATGGTTACAACACGCAGCAGGCTATCAAGCAAGGTATGCGTCGCTGGCGGGACCTCTTCAACCCTCGCCAGCTCCTCTGCCTCGGAAAGCTCATGCGGGCGATACTGGAGATCGAGGATAAAACAGTGAGGGAGTTGATGGTGATAACAGTCTCAGATGCAACCGATGTAAATAACATGCTTTGTCGTTACTTAGATGATAGTAGACGCACCCGTCCAATGTTCAGTCACCATGCTTACTGGCCTGTAGATCGTTCTTCCGAGAATAATGTATGGGGTACAGCTTTCGGCGAGGGAACATTCCAAGCGCGGTTCCATAAGACCTTAAAGGCAATCCAATGGCTGCTTGCTCCAAGGGAGGTGATCGAAAAGGGCAAAAAGGTTATGCCCGGCGATAACCCTATGACAACTATGACGAGGAATGTAAGAGAGGTTTTACGAGAGGAGGGGCGTTGTGCCCTCTTCGCTCGTACAGCCGAGGACTTGTCCTTTCTGCCTGCGGGAAGCGTGGATGCCGTCATCACCGACCCGCCCTATTACGGCAATGTGATGTATTCCGAACTGAGCGATTTCTTCTACGTCTGGCTGCGGTTGGCGCTCAAGGACGAATATCCCGAATTCTCCCCTCCGCTGGTGCCAAAAGAGCGTGAGATCATCGTCAACGAAAAAGCACAAAAAGATGACGTTTTCTTCCGTCGGGGCTTGCTGCGGTGCTTCAAGGAGTGCCATCGTGTGCTCAAAGAGAACGGGCTTTTGGCCTTCACCTTCCACCACGAAAAGCCGAAAGCGTGGGCTGCCGTACTGGACGCCGTGCTGCAAGCGGGATTCGACATCCGAAGGGTGTGGACGTACCATAGCGAAAGCTCAGAAAGCATCCATCGTCATGGCATTCGTTTCGACACAGTGATCGTCGCCCGGAAACGGCAGAGGGAACCGGACGAGGCATCATGGCGGTTGCTCCAGGACGAGATAGCGGCTGAGGTGCAGGCGGAGCTGAGACGGCTGTTGGAAAACGGCGCCGGGCTGGGTATAGAGGATGTGTTCGTCCTCACGATGGGCAAGGCATTGGCGGTCTATTCGAGGCATTATCCGAAGGTGATGCATGGGGGCAAGCAGGTGAGACTGGACGAGGCGATCGAGGATATCGAGGGATTGGTCAACGAACAGATCGACGCCTATTGGGGGATGGTGGTGCCGGGATGGCTGGACGTGCTCGATCGCATCTACCTTCAGAGCCTGGCGCACCGCGAGGTCGTGCTCCGCGACCAGTTGGTCAAGATGTCCACCTATGCGGGCGTGGGGTTCGACGAGTTAGAGGCTCGAAGGCTCATCCGCCGTGGCAAAAAGGCGGGGGTTTACGTGGTAGCTAAGCCACAGGAACGCAAGGAGTACCTGAAGAAGAGAATGGAGGATATGTCGCCGGTTGATAGGGCACATTGGCTTTACATCACCTACAAGGAGGGTCGTAGTCTGAGCAGAGAGGTGCCGGAGGTCTATATGGACGGATTGGAGGAGGTACTGGACGCCCTCGCAAGGATCACCCGTGACAGAGTTTATGGGTTAATTAAGCGGGAAGTAGAGCGGTTCAAAGGACAAATCTTACATCCATAGTGATACGAGGGGGGATGGATGGCATGCTCCAAAATGGATTTTATGTGCTGGAGAGAAAGCAGTTGCGGAAACATGCTTTCCCTCGGCCGAAAGCGAGGATGAGTGCGATGAATTTCTTTCGAGCGTTGAGGAGAAGTGAGCCGCTGCCGGATAAGATCCTGATCGAAGGCCTGGACAGGATGACCTATCAGATATACAGACTACACGGCGAGGGGGAAGAAGGTAAAGAGGCGGTGGATCGGGCAATCACTTTTCTCGGACGAGCGCTTTACCGTGAGCGTTCACGGCTGCTAAGGCAAACTCACATCGTGATGTTCGCCATGGAATACGTCGAGCATGGGGAACGATGGAGGGCGGGCGTGCGGATTCGTAAAGCCATCGGTGATGAGCCGATGGAGCTGTTCTGGCTGGAAAGGCTCCTGCCATATTGTGAGGTGACGGAGATAGAAGGGGAGAGGGTGTGTTATAGCAGATTTTAAACGGAAAATGTCTGAGGAGGTGTCCATGATGGCGAAACGATTACTTCCTCTCCTTTCCTCGTCTCTGCGGGAACACATGCCCGCTGAGTATCTGGAAAACGAAGCTGAATATTGGCGAGTACGCGACGAACTGTTGACTCAATACGCGGGCAAGTGGGTGGCATTCCATAAGGGACAGGTTATCACTTATGGCGATGATTTCCTTGAGGTTATGAAAGAGACAGCTCGAAAAGGTTTTCCCACAGCCTATATTGATAAGGTAGGCGAAGAAGGAGAGCTAGAGTTTAGATGTCGTCGAGTTGTATTCGATTACAACCGCACCTACCAACCTACCTCTCTTCCCCAAGCGAGGGTGAGACACACCGCCAGACATTCACTTTTGACGGTCCAAATGGACAGGTTATCTTTGATATATCGGGGTGATATATGATGACAGTTGCAGATGTTTGTAAGCTCTCAGAGGAGGTTTTGACCGGGGAGCTTTTGATATCCGTTTTCCTCGATCGAGCCTACCTTGACCCGAATTCGAAAGAGGCTGACCGTGAGTTTGTATTGCGGGCGACATATCCAACCTTGCCCCTGCGAGCAATGCTGGAGCATATAGCGCAGAAGTTAAGCGGCAAACATCCTAAAGGGAGCGTAATCGTCCGCGGCTCATACGGCAGTGGTAAATCACACACCTTGTTGGCGATCTACCATGTGGTCAGACCGGATAGCCTGGGACGGGATACCCTGATCGAGTGGGGGGTGAAGGCAGTCCTGCCCGATAGGGTGCGCGTGGTAGCGGTGCAGCTACGCGCAGAACTTCCGGGCACGCTTTGGGAACGGCTTTTCGAGCGGGCGGGGCGTGGAGAGTTGAACGAGCAGGTGGGTGACTATCCGACGCGGGAACAGTGGGCCATCTTAGGGCGTGAGATGCCAACCCTGGTCATCGTGGATGAGTTGGAACAGTGGTTTGAAGCCCAGGACAGGAAAGAGCAGGCACGTACAAAGAGCGCTCTTGCCAACCTATTGGAGGCGGCCGAGCTGAACGATACCCCCCTCGCAGTTGTGCTCGCCGTATACGGCACTAACAGCGAACTGATGGCTGTCATCAACCGCACGAAACCGCCCATCTGGGATGTCGGAACGGCGGAAGATCGCCAAAGGATCGTACAGCATCGGTTGATCGATCGACTGGATGAGGTCAAAGCCAGGAAAGCGGTGGGAAGATACATCGAGACTTACGAGAAGGTACGCGGCGAACTGCCGTCACTGGTCAATCTTGCGGATCTGCGCAGAGAGATGGAAAAGACATACCCGTTTCATCCCCATTTCCTGCACCAGGCGTATCAGGTCTATGCTGCGATGCCACACCATGAGAGCACAAGGGGTGTTGTGGGGATATGTGCTACACTTCTGGGACGGCGGGCAAAGGAGCGTGATCTGATCCTCACGGGTGATCTGGACATCACTGATGAGGAGATAGCTAGCGATCTGCGTAAATTGAACCCCGATCTGGTACAAAACGCCACCGAAGATCTAAGGCAGAGATGTACCGATATCCCTGAAGCGCCGGGGATCATTGGGACGGTGTTGCTACATTCATTCTCGCCTCATGGCGATCAGGGGGCGACAGAGGAGGATGTTCTGATCGGCAACCTGCGCCCGGATATCAATATCAATGAGCTGAAGGCAGCGCTATATGATGTGAAAACGCGAGCCTGGTTTCTGGATGAGATCAACGAACGGCTGATGGTCACCAGAGATGTTGTACTGGTCAAGCAGATCGAGCAAATAGCACATATGCAGCTGGGAGATTCCGAAGGTAGAGAACGAGCGGCGGAGTATCTACGAGGATTCATCCGACGAGCTCTTAATGTGGAACATCTGATATTCTATCCCGATCAGCCGCTGCCAAGGACAGGAGGCACCGGGCTGAAATATATCATATCTCTGGCGCCAATAAGCAGGGATGAGGCGGAGGAAATACTGAGGAAGTTAGATAACACCGCTATCTTGCTTGTCCCAAAGCCCCAGGTTCGTAAGAAGATCACCGCTAACGATGATCTGCTGCTTCGAGCCCTCAGAATTCTGGTGTGTGAGGATCTGCTGAAGCAGAAGGGGAAACGGCAAAATGAGATACGTAATTTGAAGAGACGGTATGAAGGGGAGCTGGAGCAGTGGATGCACGATAGCTATGCGCTCTGGATGCGGCTGAGCAGGACGAACGAGCTCGGAGAGGAGCCAAGCTTCGTCGTCAGGCCTGAGGAGTGCGAGCTTTCCCTCGAATACATTGATGGGAAATTAAAGGAGATCTACGATGTGGATGCTATGCGTCACGGAATCGCTAAGCTATTACAATTCCAGGGGAGAGACAAACCAAAGGGGAGTGAACATGCCGGTC
The sequence above is a segment of the Candidatus Poribacteria bacterium genome. Coding sequences within it:
- a CDS encoding DUF499 domain-containing protein, encoding MTVADVCKLSEEVLTGELLISVFLDRAYLDPNSKEADREFVLRATYPTLPLRAMLEHIAQKLSGKHPKGSVIVRGSYGSGKSHTLLAIYHVVRPDSLGRDTLIEWGVKAVLPDRVRVVAVQLRAELPGTLWERLFERAGRGELNEQVGDYPTREQWAILGREMPTLVIVDELEQWFEAQDRKEQARTKSALANLLEAAELNDTPLAVVLAVYGTNSELMAVINRTKPPIWDVGTAEDRQRIVQHRLIDRLDEVKARKAVGRYIETYEKVRGELPSLVNLADLRREMEKTYPFHPHFLHQAYQVYAAMPHHESTRGVVGICATLLGRRAKERDLILTGDLDITDEEIASDLRKLNPDLVQNATEDLRQRCTDIPEAPGIIGTVLLHSFSPHGDQGATEEDVLIGNLRPDININELKAALYDVKTRAWFLDEINERLMVTRDVVLVKQIEQIAHMQLGDSEGRERAAEYLRGFIRRALNVEHLIFYPDQPLPRTGGTGLKYIISLAPISRDEAEEILRKLDNTAILLVPKPQVRKKITANDDLLLRALRILVCEDLLKQKGKRQNEIRNLKRRYEGELEQWMHDSYALWMRLSRTNELGEEPSFVVRPEECELSLEYIDGKLKEIYDVDAMRHGIAKLLQFQGRDKPKGSEHAGLTIGQIRQSLQRERGLPILSNATRENFESGLRQMVEDRSDSGIVVQAGKMLFGYDEVNLPSVLTDSWRVWLKPYAPEPPAPEDVKQHVRGELAKAGENGISVKVLITDEEVGRALIELINEGEAILEQGEERYPEDGTLSEQMIADDGTVWLAENAPPDDRKARKRILDLVKGAGKEGIRWEQVQAVLRAEDIPSTAIDRAVDRMMRDERGPVGFYDADGQTVIHDPRAALSGETVLRWRSAAPPPPLWLHFSVSIPSYRLPTSTDLLLGELRTKLKEESHIDKVSFTARSVEGETDPLFGTSEGIKQLAQIQAEHSLTWEFERSINKEAFLNSVENLVKELAEKGDITLEIIVEGKVPHDGN
- a CDS encoding DUF1156 domain-containing protein; the protein is MYHIEVDFPIEQVNPLAQREANARRPYQLLHKWWARRLGCVFRTILLASLIPDEEWKRLDEIAHKQGRTAWHWLYYRQCHKGHNDADHTGHGCAIELINRYCRDKIVLDPFMGGGTTVVEALRLGCKVIGLDVNPVAWFITKKSVEPVDLERLKAAFKDLETTVAPSIKKWYRTRCPKGHEADIMYVFWVKTVRCSSCGRKTRLFNSFRLATKKGKDAVVCPECYRVQWVEEGSNEVICVDCGHMFDPRAGFASGGRFICEHCGAEDRTVDWVRRTGDKPDYEMFALEYWCEECYREARRKGYTHRQAQTMARGYKGADEIDRQLYRDACREFEKVKDTLPLPPADLELPDGYNTQQAIKQGMRRWRDLFNPRQLLCLGKLMRAILEIEDKTVRELMVITVSDATDVNNMLCRYLDDSRRTRPMFSHHAYWPVDRSSENNVWGTAFGEGTFQARFHKTLKAIQWLLAPREVIEKGKKVMPGDNPMTTMTRNVREVLREEGRCALFARTAEDLSFLPAGSVDAVITDPPYYGNVMYSELSDFFYVWLRLALKDEYPEFSPPLVPKEREIIVNEKAQKDDVFFRRGLLRCFKECHRVLKENGLLAFTFHHEKPKAWAAVLDAVLQAGFDIRRVWTYHSESSESIHRHGIRFDTVIVARKRQREPDEASWRLLQDEIAAEVQAELRRLLENGAGLGIEDVFVLTMGKALAVYSRHYPKVMHGGKQVRLDEAIEDIEGLVNEQIDAYWGMVVPGWLDVLDRIYLQSLAHREVVLRDQLVKMSTYAGVGFDELEARRLIRRGKKAGVYVVAKPQERKEYLKKRMEDMSPVDRAHWLYITYKEGRSLSREVPEVYMDGLEEVLDALARITRDRVYGLIKREVERFKGQILHP